ATATTAGTGAGGTATTAGTTGAGTCTGTATATATACTTTTGACACTGTTcggatcagagaaaatccaaaataaaatcaaatttgtgcacccaactcttgttttttaaagttattaaagctGTATGCTGGTCAATCACTCcactctggaaaaagaacaaagaaatcattaaaagtccaaaattacTGTGACATGAAAATTACCATGTTAAATGTTCTGATATCTTCAGGACTCTTCTACAATGTAGAAATGAATATAATTAATGAAAAACCATTGAATGACTAGACGTGTCCAAATTGAAACTAGTTTTTTTCTgtagataaaatcattattcaAACAGCCGGAAGAGGTCGCAcacctggagaaaaaaatggTGCTGTCCATTACAGAGAAGAGTTTATTATGAggctgcacctttttttttaaaagtctgtctcaggtttcagttgttttttttagtttctaaGTCATAATTTATGTAAACTATACAGAATTTTAAGAAGCCAATATGGCACAAATAACAGCAACAGTGTAATGTGATCTACATCATACCTACAGGGAAGCAGGTATCTTATCTCATGGATAAAATTTAAGAATCTGTCAAGCTGTGAGTTCAGGGCCATTTCTTTAGATGGATGTTGTTCTGATTCCTGATGTTTTTGGCTCATTAGCTAGAGAATAATGtcagtgaaaaaaataactaacagTGTTATCGCAGTCTTTGTTGATGCATGATGTAATATATAATGTAATATGTTGTAAATCTGTAAGTGTATAAAAAagtggtgtaaaaaaaacaccagtAAATGAGAGCAGCATTTTGACAGCTGAACTTGATTTGTTAATTTTAAACTTTCTACAGTTCTAGGCCAGTTTCACCAAATAATGTAATAGTAATTTTATTCAGGGACAACTGCAGTTTctattagtaaaaaaaaagaaaagtgttcaTTACACATTTTTCTGGTTCTAAATGAATCCTTCTCTGACTGCGTCTGTTACAACAAACTGAAACTTCAAACTTTGCCCTAAACCACAAAATGAATTACTTTATGAGTCTCCTGATCTGTTCCTGTCTCAAAGAACTATGTAATGCTGCCTGACTGTCATTCTTATATGGTTTCTATGTGCCTCTTATCATTGGTCTGGTTAATCATCAGTCAGAGTGAAACCTAGCTGTGCCAAGGATCAACACCAGTATCCTTTGAGTCAACATCAGCAGGTAACATGAGTTTGTGAAACTCATTTCTCACTGTCACTTTAACAgttaatatatataaatgctGGGAATTCACAGGTGCTGGTAGCTGCAAAAAGCAAGTGATGTCACTCTAACTGTAGTTATAAAAATAATtcttaatttttgttttgttattaatggacttttttttaatacccaGCTGATAATCAATaattcccaaataaaatatgaggCTTTACTCACCCAGTCTTGTATATCCTGCCCCTCTGATGGCCTGACCAGGGGCTCGTCCCAGTAGATGTTAGCTTTTCCATGATGCCAAATCTTGCTGCGGGTCTTGTAGGCATAGTAAGCAGAAAACGACAAAGCCAGCACCACCAGAAGACCCAACACAAATGCCACTGCCTGAGGAAAGAGGGTGAACTTCAGAATAAGACAGAATAAAATATAACAGACTGAAATAGAATACTCCCTCTAACCTCCTCAGGGTCCATGTAGCAGTAGTGGTGCAGGTATTGATTGTACATGGGGAACCCCCCGGGGAAACCGGCCCCCAGACTGCCGCTGAGGCTGGGGCTGCCCTGCATGCTCTGACACATCATGAGCATGGGGTTGTACAACACGCTCTGTGAGCTCTGAGACATCGGGTTCACCCCGATCACAAAGATGATGTCAATGATGCCCTAGAAGACAAATCAGAAGCAAATTAATCACAACAATCGTTTAAGTGATTTCGGAATGATCCCTGAACAAAGCTGTCAATGCCACACATTCACAAATACAAAATTCTCATCTTGTTCCTACTCCCACTCTCTTCCCTGAGAATCACTTGAAATACTTTAGCTgtccttttttccccttgttaCACTACCTCGATAATAATCTGTTAGTGCTGATCAAAGtgatttgatggaaatgagTAGCTGACAAAGGACAAATGCAATGCAAAATAATTGCAATGAATGACTCAGAATATCTTTATgacttgatttatttatttttttggtgagACAGACTCACCTGAAGGACAGCTAAGATGATAtcacagatgaacacagtgaggTAAAACCTGCATCCCCGTATTCTCCGTGATCGTGAGAAACTCGCCACCAAGAACCCCAGTGAAACCAGGAAGTTGATGGCAGCCATCGAAATCATTGCTGCCTTGGCAGACTGAGGCGTCATGTAGGAGCTGCCATAGCCGTAGCTACCTCCATAGTATCCTGCCCCCAACCCTCCAACACCTCCAGTATCAACAACACCGTAGCCACCATACCCAAATCGATTCAAGTCCCACACCAAAGTTGAAGCTACACAGGCAAAGATGAGGAAACACATGAGCACTGTGGCTCCTTGGAAGGTCTTGACAAAGCCGGGAGGTGAGAACCAGCGGTAGAAGTGTTGAGGCTTCCCCTCCACATAGTAGGAATCTGGTGGAAGTGCATAGGTGCAGGGGACATTCTGGCTCCGGGGGGAATGGACACTCCTTGGGGGATAGAAGCTGTGGGAGGCAGTGCTGTAAGGTGGGCTGTACACAGGGGGGCTATCATAGTACTTAGGCTCATACATGGTTTAGTAGATAATTCTGCAATTTCACCTGGAAGTGGGgttaaaaaagagacaaaattaaaacaagGGTAAATGCCTTGTGCCTACATATCTTAACACTAGGAATTAATGCATTTAATAGCAGTTTTAAAGGTGCTAAATTGACCAATTCCAGTCTTTTACCGTCCTGGTCCTGTGCTGGGATACTTTGATGAGTAAAATGActttcaaaatataaaatatgaattcaCTTGAAACTCATTTTCCCTGTTCCTTTAAGCACTAATTTATGTAACTAGGTTTTACTTAAAAGCACCATTTTCTGCTAAACAGCATCCACCACTTTCACCTCAGCCGGTCCCTGAACCGTCTCTAGTATAGCTGACCCACACTTCATCACTCCAACGAATTCAACCCAACACGCTTCAATTATTCAAACAGACAGCAGATAAGAGGTGAGGCAGAGCAGCCATGCGTGCTGTTTTCAGCAGGGGAGAAGCACAGGCGTATTCCCTCCCCTGTGCTGCATGTTACCCGTGCGCACCTGCTGAGCGCCAGGACAGGGGAAGGTACAACACAAACCCAGAACTTTAACTTTTCCGGTTTGATTTAAACCTATGATACAACAGCAACACAGCAAAGCAAGCTCACGTACTTCTCTTTTACTGTGACTCGCTGTGTGCTATTTACTCAAAATTTAACATCTTCCTATTAAAAGTGGTTAATTCCAGTTCAACCCAGAACTATTCTCCTGTCCACTTACACTCTGAGTGTAAAACATGAACACTTTATTTGGTCCAAAAATGTTTTACACTCCACTGTTAGTGCCCGGGGCTTTTCTTTAAACATTCAGCACCTCAACGAGGTTAACTGGACAACTAATAATATAAACtattctctttaaatgtgaaaactTCAGAAATCAATCAACAGGAACATATCTGTTACACAACTTACCCAAGCACTGTGGAAAGCTCACAACCTTTTAACCCGTCAAACTCAGCTGTCCTTAAACCGCGCCGCGCATGATTCCTGTCTACCATCCGAGCGTCCGGTTTACACCCTGTCAATGACCGTCA
This portion of the Archocentrus centrarchus isolate MPI-CPG fArcCen1 chromosome 17, fArcCen1, whole genome shotgun sequence genome encodes:
- the LOC115796302 gene encoding occludin-like, coding for MYEPKYYDSPPVYSPPYSTASHSFYPPRSVHSPRSQNVPCTYALPPDSYYVEGKPQHFYRWFSPPGFVKTFQGATVLMCFLIFACVASTLVWDLNRFGYGGYGVVDTGGVGGLGAGYYGGSYGYGSSYMTPQSAKAAMISMAAINFLVSLGFLVASFSRSRRIRGCRFYLTVFICDIILAVLQGIIDIIFVIGVNPMSQSSQSVLYNPMLMMCQSMQGSPSLSGSLGAGFPGGFPMYNQYLHHYCYMDPEEAVAFVLGLLVVLALSFSAYYAYKTRSKIWHHGKANIYWDEPLVRPSEGQDIQDWVNHVGEVRSAQQAPTVVSERAAPDLRVENSVVSYAKAVSIHSEGNYKINSFSANSSKTHGAEPLYQNSRAIVCPSSSSDESDSRRRPPPYYVKKEQRKDKEPIPAARAIIESQYETGYTTGDTGNGLDRDHTDYLHRLYPEITSDEQRRKYKKEFDSDLSCYKRLCSELDDISDQMHKLSRELDALDEDSTKYQGVADEYNRLKDLKRTPEYQAKKKQSKELRQKLFHIKRLVKIYDQGFC